One region of Carya illinoinensis cultivar Pawnee chromosome 8, C.illinoinensisPawnee_v1, whole genome shotgun sequence genomic DNA includes:
- the LOC122318239 gene encoding germin-like protein subfamily 2 member 4 gives MVANVLACLFLFAAISSSVAYDPDPLQDLCVADLKSKIKVNGFVCKDDADVTAADFTFAGLAAPALINNSFGSNVTTANVMQVPGLNTLGVSLARIDYAPGGLNPPHTHPRATETIFTLEGELFVGFITTADKLISKTIKEGEIFVFPRGLVHFQKNVGDKPASVISGFNGQLPGTQVVATSLFAASPPVPDDVLEIAFQVDAKVVDEIKANLAPKK, from the exons ATGGTGGCAAACGTTCTTGCATGTCTGTTCCTCTTTGCTGCAATCTCCAGCTCTGTGGCATACGATCCTGACCCCCTTCAGGATCTCTGCGTTGCCGATCTAAAGTCAA AGATAAAGGTGAACGGGTTTGTATGCAAGGACGATGCAGATGTCACGGCAGCGGATTTCACCTTCGCTGGCCTGGCTGCGCCAGCTCTCATCAACAACTCGTTTGGTTCAAACGTAACGACAGCCAATGTTATGCAG GTTCCAGGCCTTAATACGCTCGGCGTGTCGTTGGCGCGCATTGACTATGCACCCGGCGGACTCAACCCTCCTCACACTCACCCGCGAGCCACCGAGACCATATTCACTCTGGAAGGCGAGCTGTTTGTAGGCTTCATCACCACAGCAGACAAGCTCATCTCCAAGACCATCAAGGAAGGTGAGATCTTTGTGTTCCCCAGGGGACTGGTCCATTTTCAGAAGAACGTTGGCGACAAGCCTGCTTCTGTGATCTCGGGCTTCAATGGCCAACTGCCGGGCACCCAAGTCGTTGCCACATCACTTTTCGCTGCGTCACCACCGGTGCCGGACGATGTGTTGGAGATAGCCTTCCAGGTGGATGCCAAGGTGGTTGACGAAATCAAAGCAAACCTTGCTCCCAAGAAGTAG